CTCCACCTCATCGCACACACGCACGCAGCGGGTGCAGAGGATGCAGCGGTTGTGGTCGAGCCCGAAGCGGTGGTGGGAGAGGTCCACCGAGCGCTGGGGGTGGCGGTAGGGCAGACGCGTGTGGTCCATGCCCACCGCCACGGCCAGGTCCTGCAGTTCGCAGTGGCCGTTGGCCACGCACACGGCACACACGTGGTTGCCCTCGGTGAACAGCAGCTCGATCAAGGTGCGCCGGTGATCGCGCAGGCGTGGCGTGGCGCTGTGCACCACCTGCCCTTCCGCCACGGCGGTGACGCAGGCGGGCTGCAGCCTGTCGCTGCCGGCGATCTCCACCAGGCAGAGGCGGCAGGCCGCCACCGGGCTCAGGCCCTCCAGGTGGCAGAGGGTGGGGATGGTGATCCCCGCCTGCTGCGCCGCCTGCAGCACGGTGGTGCCGGCGGCGGCGGCCACCGCCTGGCCGTCGATCGTGAGCGTGCAGACGCTCATGGGGCCCCTCCTGTGGCGGTGGGCGCCGCTGTCGGATCGGGCCGCAGGCGCGCCTCGTAGTCGCTGCGAAAGAAGCGCAGCGTGCTGAGCACCGGCTTGGGGGCGCTCTGGCCCAGCCCGCACAGGCTGGTGTCCCGCACCATGTGGCACAGCGCTTCCAGCTGGCTCAGGTCGGCGGCTGTGGCCTCGCCGGCCAGGTGCTTCTGCAGCAGCCCATGCAGCTGCACGGTGCCGGCGCGGCAGGGCACGCACTTGCCGCAGGATTCCTCGCGGCAGAAGGCCATGAAGAAGGCCGCCAGGGCCACCATGTCGGTGG
Above is a window of Synechococcus sp. MW101C3 DNA encoding:
- the hoxU gene encoding bidirectional hydrogenase complex protein HoxU, with the protein product MSVCTLTIDGQAVAAAAGTTVLQAAQQAGITIPTLCHLEGLSPVAACRLCLVEIAGSDRLQPACVTAVAEGQVVHSATPRLRDHRRTLIELLFTEGNHVCAVCVANGHCELQDLAVAVGMDHTRLPYRHPQRSVDLSHHRFGLDHNRCILCTRCVRVCDEVEGAHVWDVGWRGEHCRIVAGLNQPWGAVDACTDCGKCVMACPTGALFHKGDGAEEKHEEAWRLAVILRAHRAGTAP